AAGCGGAAGGTCCGTTCCTGACTCGCGATCACCTGCGCTCCGACGAACGTCTTGAGCGTGCCGGTGACGCTTGCGGAGAGGCTCTTGGTGTCGACCAGCATCGAGCGGATCACGAAGGCCTGGCTGACGTCCGAGCCGCGCTGCTCGTCGACGATCTTGACGAGATCGGCCTTCAGGCGCCCGTGCGCCGTCGGATCGGCCACTTTCAGGATCTGCTCCATCCAGTAGTCGAGGCTTTCGGGCGAGCGGTTCAGGAGCATCAACGCGGTGTCGCGGGTGACGAGCTCGAGGTAATGCATATCGATCCCGCCGCTCGAGACTGTCAGCGTCTCGGCGGTGACCGGCACGAGAACAACCTGCTCATCGCGGGTGATTGCGGCGCCGATACCCAGCACGCTGGTCGCTGCCAGAATGGCGCTCAGCCCTGCGAAGCGGTTGCGCTGAGCGAGATACCGTTGGGCCTGCGCATGCGCGAATTCGGTTTGCATGTCGGTCCTCCTCTCAGCCGGCCAGCAGGCGGCAATGGGAGGGCGGCGTGGCTTTCAATCCCAGGAAGCTCCCGGGCAGATACCAGTAGGCAGCATGCACCAGTTTCGACCCAGCATTGCCTGCCTTCGCCTTCCGCAGGGCGAACCAGGTCACGACCGATAGGCCCGTGCCGATGATGATGTGCTGCGCAAGAATGCCCCAGGCGAACGGGACGAGAAGTCCCGCAAACTCGTCGATGGTCCAGAAGCCGATGAGCTCCGGATCGTCGAGCCGCCGTGGAACAAGGTATCTGTCGGCCATGATGCCGCCCTCCTGCCGTTAGACCGCTGTCAGATGACCGCGGTCACGACCGAGGTGACGATCGGCACCCCGGTGCCGACGCCGATCCCGACACCCACCGGCACCGCCACCTGCCCGAGCGCAAAGCGCCCCGAGGCGAGCGCGATGAGGCCGCCGGCGAGCGACATGACGGTGATGATCTTGCCGCCCGAGCCTTCGAGAAAGTCGGTAAACTTCTGCAGCGCCGGATCGAACGTGGTGTCGGCGCCGGCATAGGCGGCACCGGCGCAGGCGAGCGCTATGATGGTGGGAAGAATGTAGTCGCGGCCCCGGGGGCGGGCGGCGCTGAGCGGCTTGGTGATCATCGGGAGAAACTCCGGGAAGGTTGAACATCGAACCAGCGAGCATGTTCGCTGTATGTTCATTCCTCGCCTCGAAGCCGGGGTGTAGGAAAACGCCGAGTGCATTTCGCGCTCGTTCGCCAAGCGAAAAGCGACATGGATGTGGATCCGGGCCGGGTTCCGCGCTGACCGCGCGGCCAAATGCGCCAACTTAGCTCCTTTCTGCGCGAGGCTTGCCGTGAATTGCGATCCGGCAGCCAGAATCCGCGCGAATCGCCATAGGAAGCTGATTCGTTCCTTCCTCTATGTTCCCTTCTTGTTCTTTTCGTTTTCCTACAGCCTTCCTTCGCGGTTAGTCCTCGAGTCGATCACCAACACGCGAAAGGATTCGTCGATGACAAACATGGCGCTCTTTGCCGAACACCAGGTTCGCGCAGACCTCGCCCGGCTGCTGCTTGCCGCAGTCGAGGCCAGCGGCCGGACGCGCTGCGATATCGCGCGCGATGCGCAGATTCATAAAGATGCCCTGCGCCGTGTCTTAACAGGCGAGCGCTCTGCCAGCCTCGGCGAGGCCTTGCGCATTCTTGCCGCGAGCGGCGTTACCCCTCAGGCCCATATCCTGCTGTTCCTCGTCAGCAGCGGCGATCATGCGATTGCCTGGCTGCAATCGGATCTCGCGCAGTTCTTCGAAGACTTCACCGGCGAGCTGCCGTCAGCACTCGAGCGCGTCCTGGGCAACCAGGTCCACAATGTGAGACCGCGCTGGGCCAAAGGCACGGCGCACCGCGTAGCCCGGCTCCTGTCCGACCATATCGATGAACTCGAGCGCAGGGATGCGCTACTCGGCGATGGGTTCGCTTCCGGCCAGGGAGGTCATCATGGGTGAGGCGATCGATCCTGCAGCGCCTGAGCCGCGCAAGGTCCCGCGCCTTATCCGTCTCCCTGAAGTCAAGCACCGGGTCGGACTGGGCCGATCGACGATCTACCGCTGGATGGCCGAGGGCAGGTTTCCGAAGCCCGTGCAGCTCGGCGGCTACGCCGTTGCCTGGGTAGAAGAGGATGTTGAGAACTGGATAGAAACGGTAAGGTCCTGATCGGGATCTTCTCGATACCGGTTTTTTGCACCCACAGTCGCTGAAGCAACGGTATCTCCCCCCAGCCATCCTGCCACGGAATTCGAGGGCCACCCTTCTTGGTGGTTGAAAAAACGGACTGTTCTGCGCTAGGAAGCGCCACATCTGATGACTCGCACCTATCGCCATCTTGTCCTGCATCCCTTAAGCGTCCTGCTGCTGCTGGTCGCGATGGTGTTCGCGACCGCAGCAGATGCGGCTACCTGTGGGGCCGAGGTGGCGCCAGGCGATTCGATGGCCGTATCGACAGCATCGTATGCGGAGGTTGGATCCTCGGGTGATGAGGAGCAACAGGATGACAAGGGTGTTCCGACAGATCAGGACGGCATCTGCGGGCATGGCCACTGCCATCACAGCGCGAGCGTCTCTGGAACAGTGCAGATGGGCCAGGGTCCTAGCTCTGCAGCCGCAATAGAACCCGCGAAGATCCTCCCTCTTTCTTCGGACGAGAACGCGCGCCTGAGACGCCCTCCTCGCGCCTGACAAGACCAAACGCGCCGCTCCTGGCGGCGCTTTTCGGATTGTCAGCACAGGAAGAACTCAGAAATGTCAGCCAGAACATGGCGGGGCGCCCTAATCGCGGGGCTGTCCTTCGCCGCATTCGCGATGCCTGCGGAGGCGCAGGAGCGCGAGCTTCTTTCGCTCGAAGAGGCCTTGAGCCGGTCAGGCTTGTCCGAGGGTGCCGCCGAAACGCAATCGAATCCTCGGATCGTCGGACCACGCGCCGACACCGAGGCAGCGCAGGCGCTGGTCGGTCAGGCCCGCTTGAGGCCGAATCCGGAGCTCTCGTTCGAGGTCGAGAATATCGCCGGAAGCGGCGCGTTCTCCGGGCTGAGTGCAACCGAATATACGCTTTCGGTCGGACAGCGGCTCGAGCTTGGCGGTAAGCGCAGCGCTCGCGTCCAGGCTGCCGAAGCCCAGGCGCAACTTGCGAACGTTCGGGCTGATCTGGCGGAAGCCGAGCTCGGCTTTCTTGTGCGCGAGCGCTATGTAGTTGCCGCGGCGGCAGCGTCACGGGTGGAGCTGGCGCTCGACATCGTCGAGAGGAATGTCGAACTTGCCCGAATAGCTGGCGTGCTCGTCGAGGTTGGTCGGGAGCCACCGCTCCGGGGATTGCGCGCCCAGGCGGCACTGGCCGAAGCGCGAGCGGAACTGCAGGCTGCCGAGGCAGCCAGTCTGGCCGCGCGCACCGCGCTTGCAGCGCTCTGGTCGGATGAGGGTGCTCCGCCGGTAGTTCCGAGCGACTTTCCCGACATCGTGCCGCCAAGCACAGTTCTGGTCTCTACGACGGGGCTTCAACTGCAAGCGGCGCGTGCCGAAAGCCGGGCGGCCGAAGCCGAGATCGACCGCGAGCGCAGCTTGCGCGTTCCCGACCCGGTGGTCTCTGCCGGTGTGCGGCGCTTCGAGGAAACCAATGACAATGCGTTTCTCGTCGGCGTCTCCATCCCGCTTCCCTTCGCCAACCGCAACCAGGGCAACATCGCCGCTGCCGAGGCGCGGCTGCGTGCGGCCAATGCCCGCGAGGCGATAGCGCTTGCCGATTTCGAACAGGCGGTGACCCGCGCCCGGGCGCAATACCTCGCTGCCGAAGCGCGCGTCGAAACACTTTCCGCAACGTCACTCCCACAGGCCGAGGAAGCGCTGCGGCTTGTCCGCATCGGCTACCGCAATGGCCGTTTCCCGCTGATCGAGGTCCTGAGCGCCGCAGAAGCGCGCGACGATATCCGCGAGGCCCTGATCGCCGCGCAGGAAGACCAGGGACAAGCTGCCGCCGAGCTCATCAGGCTGGCCGCACAATGAGGAATATCTCCATGAACCGCAGAAAACTGGCGATCATCGCCGGGATTGCCATTCTCGCTGCAGCGCTGCTGCTGTTCCTCTGGCCTGACGACGAAGGCGACACGCACGCCGAGGGCGGCGCGCACGCGGGAGAAGAAGCGAGCGAGTCCGAACTTCCCGAAGGACTGGTCCTCCTTGCCGAAGAGCAAATCCGCGCCGCCGATATCGAGCTCGCCACCCTCCAGACCGGCGCTGCGGTCGAACTCGTTTTTCCGGCCACCGTCGCGGCGAGCCCGTCTGCGAGCGCGCGGATCGATGCACGGGCATCGGGCGTCGTGCGCAGCATCGGCAAGACGCTCGGCGATTATGTCCGCCAGGGGGAAACAGTGGCACGCATCGAAAGCGCCGATGCTGCAGCGCTCGCCTCGCAGCTGAGTGCTGCCCGCGCGCGCGTTACCGAGCTTTCGGCCGCTTACGAGCGCGAGCGCCGCCTGTTCGAGGCCAATGTAACCGCGCGGCAGGACCTCGAGGCCGCCCGCGCCAATCTCGATGTTGCCCGTTCCGAACTGAACCGCGCCCAAGCCGCGGTCGCCGCTGCTGGTGTCAGCGGCGATGGTCGTTCGCTCGCCGTAACAAGCCCCCTTTCAGGGCGCGTGACGGCAGCTCCGATCGTGCTCGGCTCCTTCGTCGATGCGGGCGAGGAGCTCTATCGCGTTGTCAATCCCAACGGCATGCAGGTTGAGGTCGCCCTGCCGTCGGAGGATGCCGCACGTATCCAGCCTGGCGACGAAGCGGCGCTAATCGTTGGCGACGGCCGCGAGATCGGCGCGCGCGTGCGGTCGGTGACGCCTTCGCTCGATCCTGAAAGCCGCAGCGCGACTGCGGTGCTTACCCTGGCACGTCCGATCCCCGGCCTTCAGCCGGGCGCCTTCCTTCAAGCGCGGATTCGTCCCTCCGGCGAAATCGACCAGACCCGCATCGCCGTGCCCGAAGACGCAGTGCAGGTGCTCGAAGGACGCGACGTCGTCTTCGTGCGGACGCAGCGCGGGTTCCAGGCACGGGAGGTGCAAACGGGCAGCCGTTCCGCAGGGATGGTGACCATTCTTTCGGGTCTCCAGCCCGGATGGCGCATCGCCACCGACAACGCCTTTCTGCTGAAGGCCGAGCTCGAGAAGGAGGGCGCCGAACATGGCCATTGATCAGACCACCTCACCCGCGGCCGATGACGCGCACGAGGAAAGCCATCGTCACGGCGTGATCGGAATGGTTCTCGACGTTGCCGTGCGTTTTCGCTGGGCGATCATCGTCCTGACTGTATTCGCCGCGATATACGGCGCATTTAACCTGTTGCGGCTGCCGATCGACGCCGTTCCCGACATCACCAATACCCAGGTACAGATCAACACCAGCGCACCCGCGCTCTCGCCTTCGCAGGTGGAGACACAGGTGACTTTTCCGATCGAGACCGGGCTCGCCGGGATCGAGGGATTGGAGATGACCCGGTCTATATCGCGCAACGGCTTCAGCCAGGTAACCGCGATCTTCGAAGAAGGGACCGATCTGTATTTCGCGCGCCAGCAGGTCAACGAACGCCTGGCGCCGATCGGAGCA
This sequence is a window from Tsuneonella aeria. Protein-coding genes within it:
- a CDS encoding type IV conjugative transfer system protein TraE, whose amino-acid sequence is MQTEFAHAQAQRYLAQRNRFAGLSAILAATSVLGIGAAITRDEQVVLVPVTAETLTVSSGGIDMHYLELVTRDTALMLLNRSPESLDYWMEQILKVADPTAHGRLKADLVKIVDEQRGSDVSQAFVIRSMLVDTKSLSASVTGTLKTFVGAQVIASQERTFRFAWAKRGLSLGLTGFEQISTDEEQPS
- the traL gene encoding type IV conjugative transfer system protein TraL; the protein is MADRYLVPRRLDDPELIGFWTIDEFAGLLVPFAWGILAQHIIIGTGLSVVTWFALRKAKAGNAGSKLVHAAYWYLPGSFLGLKATPPSHCRLLAG
- a CDS encoding helix-turn-helix transcriptional regulator — translated: MGEAIDPAAPEPRKVPRLIRLPEVKHRVGLGRSTIYRWMAEGRFPKPVQLGGYAVAWVEEDVENWIETVRS
- a CDS encoding TolC family protein encodes the protein MSARTWRGALIAGLSFAAFAMPAEAQERELLSLEEALSRSGLSEGAAETQSNPRIVGPRADTEAAQALVGQARLRPNPELSFEVENIAGSGAFSGLSATEYTLSVGQRLELGGKRSARVQAAEAQAQLANVRADLAEAELGFLVRERYVVAAAAASRVELALDIVERNVELARIAGVLVEVGREPPLRGLRAQAALAEARAELQAAEAASLAARTALAALWSDEGAPPVVPSDFPDIVPPSTVLVSTTGLQLQAARAESRAAEAEIDRERSLRVPDPVVSAGVRRFEETNDNAFLVGVSIPLPFANRNQGNIAAAEARLRAANAREAIALADFEQAVTRARAQYLAAEARVETLSATSLPQAEEALRLVRIGYRNGRFPLIEVLSAAEARDDIREALIAAQEDQGQAAAELIRLAAQ
- a CDS encoding efflux RND transporter periplasmic adaptor subunit; the protein is MNRRKLAIIAGIAILAAALLLFLWPDDEGDTHAEGGAHAGEEASESELPEGLVLLAEEQIRAADIELATLQTGAAVELVFPATVAASPSASARIDARASGVVRSIGKTLGDYVRQGETVARIESADAAALASQLSAARARVTELSAAYERERRLFEANVTARQDLEAARANLDVARSELNRAQAAVAAAGVSGDGRSLAVTSPLSGRVTAAPIVLGSFVDAGEELYRVVNPNGMQVEVALPSEDAARIQPGDEAALIVGDGREIGARVRSVTPSLDPESRSATAVLTLARPIPGLQPGAFLQARIRPSGEIDQTRIAVPEDAVQVLEGRDVVFVRTQRGFQAREVQTGSRSAGMVTILSGLQPGWRIATDNAFLLKAELEKEGAEHGH